One window from the genome of Hypanus sabinus isolate sHypSab1 chromosome 16, sHypSab1.hap1, whole genome shotgun sequence encodes:
- the si:ch73-40i7.5 gene encoding amyloid-beta A4 precursor protein-binding family A member 1 has product MNRQEDPAEPDSEAVSLIQHASGVEMYEQGLENDQTGAEAVLPEVGDVCSLEILHDNRDAFTGYSDQDFCDEGAGEVIVSKDVNGEQKKVDNVELNNVVTKEVKDLVSAVHLSDLNADSESNLIEFGVKNISLGTDTMDQTSDLEDDDHCQIKLLSAQLRQHEQAAVVLEKKRELTLRSSVDGWTDLSVREGDRQQFGMINHQDILTDVTCEHSMPPNEKLKSLNGKKMDDLVQNCNKLTQDSCLGRISGFNDHAPSNIRGDLAPAKTESKDTFFQETSEESFGSDYGQTKGIIGGLHLDQQAPDFLESDDVEIEDFSSSSLVGRLLLRQMMLKEDWKKEGEALSLAVKELKEEVDCISKSFLPEDDPEHVDPLSQGACHIKTNDHERTRETKKKISFPAFKEVQGPCESEDLLDGIIFAASYLGSTQLFSEKNPSTNVRMSQAQEAVGRVKAPEGESQPMTAVDLFISTQRIKVLNAETQEALMDHPLQTISYIADIGTTIVFMARRRLPRKPPDQENRNSMAGKREYKMICHVFESEDASLIAQAIGQAFTVAYQQFLNANGINPADLSPNEYNDLLDTEFYNGDLVHFSKSENSKEVHIEKAKGEILGLVIVESGWGSILPTVVIANLMHGGPAERSGELNIGDQIISVNGTSLVGLPLATCQSIIKDLKYQFEVKLNIVRCPPVTTAIIKRPDLKHQLGFSVQDGIIYSLMRGGIAERGGIRVGHRIIEINGQSVVAIPHNKIVQRLSDATGEIHIKTMPAATYRLLTGQEQPIYI; this is encoded by the exons ATGAACAGACAGGAAGACCCCGCTGAGCCTGACAGTGAGGCTGTCAGTTTAATCCAGCATGCCAGTGGGGTTGAGATGTATGAACAAGGATTGGAAAATGATCAAACAGGTGCAGAAGCTGTTCTGCCTGAAGTTGGTGATGTGTGTTCTTTAGAAATCCTTCATGACAACAGAGATGCTTTTACAGGGTATTCtgatcaagatttttgtgatgaAGGGGCTGGTGAGGTTATAGTGAGTAAAGATGTTAATGGTGAACAGAAAAAGGTGGATAATGTGGAATTAAATAATGTAGTGACTAAAGAAGTCAAGGATTTGGTTAGTGCTGTGCACTTGTCAGACTTAAATGCAGATTCTGAAAGCAATTTGATTGAATTTGGTGTGAAAAACATCAGTTTAGGAACTGACACAATGGACCAGACTTCAGACCTTGAAGATGATGATCATTGCCAGATTAAATTGCTTTCTGCTCAGTTGCGCCAACATGAGCAGGCAGCAGTAGTTTTGGAGAAGAAAAGAGAACTGACTTTGAGATCATCAGTAGATGGATGGACTGATTTATCAGTTAGAGAAGGTGACAGACAACAGTTCGGTATGATTAACCATCAAGATATTTTGACTGATGTGACCTGTGAACATTCAATGCCACCTAACGAAAAACTTAAAAgtttaaatgggaaaaaaatggaCGATCTGGTTCAAAATTGCAACAAGCTGACCCAAGATAGCTGTCTAGGAAGAATCTCTGGTTTTAATGACCACGCACCATCTAATATACGGGGTGACCTTGCACCAGCAAAAACTGAAAGCAAAGACACATTCTTCCAAGAAACTTCAGAAGAGTCGTTTGGAAGTGACTATGGCCAAACTAAGGGTATCATTGGAGGTTTGCACCTCGATCAGCAAGCTCCTGATTTCTTGGAAAGCGATGATGTGGAAATTGAAGATTTTTCAAGTTCTTCTTTAGTTGGCCGTCTTTTACTTAGACAAATGATGCTGAAGGAAGATTGGAAGAAAGAAGGAGAAGCATTGTCTTTAGCTGTTAAAGAACTGAAAGAAGAGGTCGACTGTATTAGCAAATCCTTTTTGCCTGAGGATGATCCTGAGCACGTTGATCCATTAAGTCAAGGGGCTTGTCATATAAAAACCAATGACCATGAGCGAACACGAGAG ACGAAGAAGAAAATTTCCTTTCCTGCATTTAAGGAAG TACAGGGACCCTGTGAGTCAGAGGATCTCCTCGATGGAATCATATTTGCAGCAAGTTACCTTGGATCAACCCAGTTATTCTCTGAGAAAAATCCATCGACCAATGTCCGAATGTCTCAAGCTCAGGAGGCAGTGGGGAGAGTAAAG GCACCCGAAGGAGAGTCTCAACCAATGACTGCAGTAGatctgtttatatcaacacagcGAATTAAAGTATTGAATGCAGAAACACAG GAAGCCTTGATGGATCATCCTCTGCAGACCATTTCCTACATTGCAGACATTGGAACTACGATAGTTTTCATGGCTCGGCGACGACTACCACGTAAACCTCCAGATCAAGAAAATAGGAACTCTATGGCAGGGAAACGAGAATACAAGATGATATGTCATGTCTTTGAGTCAGAAGAT GCATCACTTATTGCACAGGCTATAGGCCAAGCTTTCACTGTGGCGTACCAGCAGTTCCTGAATGCCAATGGTATTAATCCCGCAGATCTGAGTCCCAATGAGTACAATGATTTACTCGACACAGAGTTCTACAACGGTGATCTTGTACACTTTTCCAaatcagagaattccaaagag GTGCATATTGAAAAAGCAAAAGGTGAGATCCTTGGCCTAGTGATAGTGGAGTCTGGCTGGGGCTCGATCCTCCCTACTGTGGTGATAGCCAATCTCATGCATGGTGGGCCTGCTGAGCGGTCAGGAGAGTTGAACATTGGTGATCAGATCATATCTGTGAATGGTACCAGCTTAGTTGGCCTGCCTCTTGCTACTTGCCAGAGCATAATCAAG GACTTGAAATATCAATTTGAAGTAAAGCTCAATATTGTTCGCTGTCCTCCAGTCACCACTGCAATCATCAAACGGCCAGATCTGAAGCATCAGCTGGGATTTAGTGTTCAGGATGGGATT ATCTACAGCCTCATGAGAGGTGGAATTGCGGAACGAGGTGGAATTCGAGTTGGACACAGAATCATTGAAATAAATGGACAAAGTGTTGTCGCAATCCCACATAACAAGATTGTACAAAGATTGTCAGATGCCACTGGTGAA ATTCACATAAAGACAATGCCAGCTGCAACATACCGATTACTAACTGGACAAGAGCAACCAATATACATATAA